GCGCCCGGTTGCGATGGGCGAGAACGGTGAGCTCGTAGCCCTTGGTGACGATATTCTTGCCGATGCCGTGACCCATGAGGCCGGCGCCGATCAATCCGACTTTCTGCTTCGTCATGGCCGCTGTGCTCCTGTCGTATCGAGATGAGTTAGCGTTGCTGCCGGTCGCCGCCGGCAATGGTGATGACCGCGATGATGATGATACCCGTCATGATCAGGCGGATGCCGGCGCTGGCGCCGAATGTATTGAGCATCGTGTCGAGAAGATAGATGAAAAGTGCGGCCCCCCACACGCCCGGCACATTGGCGCGCCCGCCCGCTACCGACGTGCCGCCGATGACGACGACGGCGATCGAGGCGAGCAGGAAGCCTTCGCCCATATTGAGGGCGGCACCTCCGGAGAAACCGGACAGCACGATGCCGGTGACGCCGGCGAGCAGCGCGCTCAGCATATAGGTGGCGAAGCGGGTCAGGTCGACATTGAGCCCGGCGAGCCGCGCGGCGCGCGGATTCTGGCCGATGGCGAGCACAGTGCGCCCGTAAAGCGTGCGCCTCAGCACGATGGCGATGCCGATCGACAGGATAAGAACGAAGACCGCCAGAAGCGGCACGCCCATGACACGCGCGGTGGCGAAATCCGCCAGCATCGGCGGCGGCTTGATGCGGATGCCGCGGCCATAGGAGATCGCCGTCGACAGGATGAGGAAGCTCGAGGAGAGTGTGGCGATAATTGGCGGGATGCGCAGCAGCCGGATCAGCCCGTAGTTGAACAGGCCGACCAGGAAGCTCGCGCCCAGGGCGGCGAAGATGCCGATCAGCAGCCTGGCATTGTCGGTATCCATGATCTTCATCGCCACGACGCCGGAAAGCGTGATCGTCGCCGGGATGGAGAGATCGACATTGCCGGGGCCGGTGGTGATGACCATCATCTGGCCCAATCCGATGATGATGGTGAAGGTGGCGAAGGACAGGGCGGCGGTGAGGATCTCGCCCGCGCCCTGGCCGCGGGTGAAGGCGATGGTGGCGAGCCACACCGAGAGCATCGCGATAAAGGACCAGATCCAGGGCTGGCCGCGCAGCTTCGTCCAGATATCGGTCATCGCCGCGCCTCCCCGGTCGCGATGAGGGCGCGCAGCGCCAGCACGATGATCAGGATGGCACCTTGCGCGCCGATCTGCCAGTCGGGCGAGATACGCATGAAGATGAGGAACGAGCCGGCGAGCGCCAGCGTCAGGGCCCCGATCACCGCGCCGAAAGGCGATACGCGGCCACCGACGAATTCGCCGCCGCCCAGTATGACTCCGGCAATGGCATAGAGCGTATAACGGTCGGCGATATGCGCGTCGGCCGAGGTGGTGAGGCCGATGAGGGAGAGGCCGGACAAAACGCCGAAGAAGCCCGCCAGCGCATACATCGCCATCTTGGTCCTGAGCTCCGACCAGCCGGCGCGCGCCATGGCGCGCGGATTGCCGCCGGTGCCGCGCATGATGACGCCATAGGAGGAAGTCATGAGCCCGATATGGACGAGGGCGGCGATGAGCAGCGCGGCGACGATCGGGAACGGCACGAGGGGGATCTGCAGCGACATGATCGCCTTCAGCCAGTCGGGCGCCTTGCCGCCGGGCGAGGGCAGGATCAACACGGCGATGCCGAGCCAGATGAAGGAGGCGCCGAGTGTCACCACGATCGAGGGCAGGTTGCGCAGATAGATGAGGGCGGCCATGGCGGCATAGGCGGCGATGCAGAGCAAAAGCGCCAGGAGACCGAGGACCGGGCTGTCATGGAGAAGTGTCGCGCCGATGCAGCCGACGAGGCCGACAAAGGGGCCGATCGAGAGATCGAGATCGTTCACCGTGATGACGAACATCTGGGCGATGGTGGCGAGCGCGATCGGCACAGCATATTGCAGCATGAGGTTGAGGCCGAAATAGCTCATGGTGCGCGGCTGCGCATAGAAGGTGGCGGCGAGCACGAGGGCGAGCGAGGCCAGAGGCAGAAGCGCCCGCAGCGTCTGGCGGTTGAGCGCGAGCGTGGTCATTTCCCCTTCTCCCGCCTGCGGGAGAAGGTGGCGCGAAGCGCCGGATGAGGGTGTCCTTCGTATGGTGTCAGAGGATGTGTGATCGGCGCGAACACCCTCACCCGCCCTGTCGGGCCCCCTCTCCCGCAAGCGGGAGAGGGGGAAAGCTGGATAGAGCTCGCGCGAACACGGGGCATTGAAAGTGATTGCATCAGGCGCTCTCCGCGAAGGACGCGTTGAGCACCTTGTCTTCGCTGAGCTCATGGCCTTGCAATTCGGCGACGATGGCGCCGTTGCGGAAGATATAGGCGCGGTCGCAATGCTTGAGCTCGTCGATCTCGGTCGTATACCAGATGAAGCTGCGCCCCGCTGCCGCCTCCGCGCGGATCATCTCATAGACTTCGAGCTTGGTGCCGATATCGACGCCGCGCATCGGATCGTCCATCAGCACGATATCGGCATTGGAGCCGAGCGCCCGGGCAAATAGCGTCTTCTGCTGGTTGCCGCCCGACAACGTCAGGATGTTGTTGTTCATGTCGGGCGTGCGAATGCCGATGCGGTCCTTCCAGTCACGCGCCATGCCCTGCTCGCGCTCCGGCGTGATGAGCGGCCCGTGCTTGAGCTGCCTGAGCGCGCTCACCGTGACATTCTCGCCGATCGACCAGAGATTGAAGACGCCGTCCGACTGCCGGTCGCCGGCGATGAAGGCGGCGCGGCCGTCGACCCTGGTCGCCGCTTTGGCCTTGCGGGCGCCTTCGAAGATCTGGATCAGCATGCGCGTCTGGCCATGCCCGGCGAGACCGGCAAGCCCGACGATCTCGCCTTTGCGCACCGCGAGCCTGTCGGTGCGGGCGGCGGTCAGCGGCATCGCCTCGACGGCGAACGCACTTTCGACATGCCGGCGCGCCGTGGCATGGGCGCCGGGTTTCTCGGCGGTGGCGCCCATCGCCGCCACCAGCGACTGGCGGGTGAAATCCCTGGCCGGCTTTTCGGCAACCACCCTGCCGTCCTTCATCACCGCGATACGGTCGCAATGGTCGAGCACGTCGCCGAGCAGATGCGAGATGAGAATGGTGCTGACGCCGCGCGCGACTTCCTGGCGCATGAAGGTCAGAAGCTGCTTCGCCGTCACCGCGTCGAGCGAGGAGGTGGGCTCGTCCAGTATGACGACGCGCAAGGGCTCGTCGGTGACGGTGAAGGCACGCGCGATCTCGGCCATCTGGCGCTGGCCAATAGCGAGATCGCCTGCTTCCGCATCGACATCGATGTCGTGGCCGGGGAAGATCTCGTCGAGCTTGGCGTGGATCAGGCGGCGCGCTTTCGTCTTCCAGCCGAAACCCTTCAGCGCGCGATGCACAATGCGGACATTCTCGGCCAAGGTGAGATTGGGGCAGAGCGACAGCTCCTGGAACACGCAGCGTATGCCATGCGCGGAGGCATTGGCGGCGCTGTAATGCCCGCTCACATCCTCGCCCGCGATGAGGAGGCGTCCGCGATCGGCTTTGAGCGTGCCGGCCAGCACATGCATGAGCGTGCTCTTGCCGGCGCCATTGTGGCCCACGAGACCGAGGCATTCGCCGGGCGCCAGCACGAGATCGACGCCGGCCAAGGCCCGGACGGCGCCGAAGCTCTTGTCGATGGCGGTGAGGGCTACGGCAGGCTCAGACATCGTGAACATGCAGCATTTTTGCTCTGACCATAGAGCCCTCATCCGCCCTGTCGGGCACCTTCTCCCACGCTACGCGCGGGAGAAGGGGAAATGAGGTGAGGTCTGAGCCATTCACGCTGAGCGATCTACTTCCCGGTGACGACCTTCTCGGCGTCCGCCTTCGAATATTCGACATTGGCGACGCCGCCTTTTTCCGTCGTCTCGAGGCTCTTTTCGAGATCGGCCTGGTTGATCTGCAGGAAGGGCACCACCAGGTCCTTCGGCACTTCCTTGCCGTCGAGGATCATCTGCGCCACCCAGAAGGCGAGCGTCGATACGCCGGGCGCGATCGAGACCGACATGGTCTCATAGCCATTGGCGTCCTTCTGCTCCTTCCACCAGGCGAGCTCATCCTGCCGGTTGCCCATGATGATGAGCGGGGTCGGCCGGCCGGCCGCCTTGAAGGCCTGTGCGGCGCCATAGCCGTCGCCGCCTTGCGTCACCACCGCCTTCACTTCCGGTAGCGACGGCAGGATGCCGGCGACCGCCTTCTGCGCCACTTCCTGCGCCCAGTCGCCATGCACCGAGCCGACGACCTTGAACTGGCTGTGCTTGCCCACACCTTCCTCGATGCCCTTGTGGATCTCGTCGTCGACGAACACGCCGGCGAGGCCCCTGATCTCGAGCAGGTTGCCGCCGTCCTTCATCTTCTCGGCGAGATAGTCGAGCTGGACGGCGCCCATCTTCTTGAAGTCGACGGCGATGCGCCAAGCGCAGGGTTCGGTCACGATGCCGTCGAAGGAGACGACGGTGATGCCGGCATCGCAGGCCTGCTTGACGACGCCATTGAGCGCGTCGGGCGAGGCGGCGTTGATGACGATGGCGTTATAGCCTTGCAGAATGAGATTCTGGATCTGCGCCGCCTGCTCGGTCACCTGGTTTTCCGAGGTAGTGAAGGGATCGGCCGCCGCGACGATGCCGTCGGCCACCGCCTGCTTCGTCACCTTGTCCCAGCTCTTCAGCATCGATTGCCGCCAGGAATTGCCGGCATAATTGTTGGAGAGCGCTATCTTCTTGTCTTTGGTGTCGGCCGCTGCCGGCATGGCCAGAGCGAGGGTGGCGAGTGCGGCGGCAAGGATAAGCGAAGTCTTTCTCATGATGGACTCCTCCCAAAGGGTGCTTGTCGGATGCACGGCGTTCTTGTGGTGGATACCCCGCTAACATGTTAGCAAAGTCGCGCGGCGGCGCAACGGTCTTTCCTTACGCGGCGGCGGCGTTTCTGCCTCCTTTGCGGCTGCGCGCACGGGCGCCGGGACCGAGTTTGCCGCCCTCATCGATAGTCTTCTGGGTGCTCTGCAGCAGCCGGCGCACGGCGGCGCGGGCGCGCTCGGGCTTGCGGGCCCGGATCGCCTCGAGAATGGCCTCGTGCATCGGCAGCACTTTCACGCGGTTGCGCAAATGAGCCACCGTCACCGAGAAGAGATTGGCGAGCAGCGATTCGATGACGCGGCCGAAAGGTGGGATGAACTCATTGCCCGACGCGTTGAGCACCGCGAGATGGAATTTCACATCCGCCACATTCCACGCCGCTTCGTCGCCGACCGCCTCGGCCATCGCCTGGTAGGCGGCCTCGATCTCGGCGATCTGCACGGCCGTGCGATGGGTTGCCGCGAGTGCGGCCGCCTCGGGCTCGATCATCATGCGGATCTGCTGCACGTCAGTGGCGAAGCGCTGGAAATCAACGGTGGTGCAATACCAGCCCAGCACGTCGCGATCGAGCAGGTTCCAGACGCTGCGCGGCTCGACGCGCGAGCCGATCTTGGGGCGCGACTGGATCAGCCCCTTGGCCGACAGCATCTTCACCGCTTCCCTGACCGCGGTGCGGCTGACTTTGTAGATCTGGCCGCATTCGGCCTCATTGGGCAGAAGGGCGCCCGGCTTGTAGTCGCCCCTGACGATCCGCTGGCCCAGATCATGCGCCACTTTGTTATAGAGACTTTTGCGTCGCGCTCCTTTATCCGGCTGCTTGCGTTTCGTCCCCGCCATTATTTCCGTCCTCGACTTACCTGAAATTCGTCCGCAGCATAGAGCAGTTCAATCATCAGACAAATGAGATTATTCTGTATATCCAGGGTATCGAGATGACAGACCGGATCGCGATGATCGCCGTCGATTGGGGCACATCCAACCGGCGCGCCTGGGCGCTCGACAGCGACGGCCGCGTGCTGGCCGAAATGGGTGACGGCGAAGGCCTGCTCAAGGTGGATGCGGGCGGCTTCGCGCGCTCCTTCGCCGATTTTGCCGCCCCCTGGCTGACGGACGATCGCGTCGTGCCGGTGCTGATGTGCGGCATGGTCGGCAGCAAGATGGGCTGGGCCGAGGTGCCCTATATCGCCGCCCCCGCCGATCTCGCAAGCCTTTCGCGCAATCTTTACGCGATCGCGTTCGACGGTCCGGCGCGCATCGCCATCGTGCCGGGTGTCTCCTGCATCCATGACGGCGTGCCGGATGTGATGCGCGGCGAAGA
This genomic stretch from Nordella sp. HKS 07 harbors:
- a CDS encoding ABC transporter permease, coding for MTDIWTKLRGQPWIWSFIAMLSVWLATIAFTRGQGAGEILTAALSFATFTIIIGLGQMMVITTGPGNVDLSIPATITLSGVVAMKIMDTDNARLLIGIFAALGASFLVGLFNYGLIRLLRIPPIIATLSSSFLILSTAISYGRGIRIKPPPMLADFATARVMGVPLLAVFVLILSIGIAIVLRRTLYGRTVLAIGQNPRAARLAGLNVDLTRFATYMLSALLAGVTGIVLSGFSGGAALNMGEGFLLASIAVVVIGGTSVAGGRANVPGVWGAALFIYLLDTMLNTFGASAGIRLIMTGIIIIAVITIAGGDRQQR
- a CDS encoding ABC transporter permease — protein: MTTLALNRQTLRALLPLASLALVLAATFYAQPRTMSYFGLNLMLQYAVPIALATIAQMFVITVNDLDLSIGPFVGLVGCIGATLLHDSPVLGLLALLLCIAAYAAMAALIYLRNLPSIVVTLGASFIWLGIAVLILPSPGGKAPDWLKAIMSLQIPLVPFPIVAALLIAALVHIGLMTSSYGVIMRGTGGNPRAMARAGWSELRTKMAMYALAGFFGVLSGLSLIGLTTSADAHIADRYTLYAIAGVILGGGEFVGGRVSPFGAVIGALTLALAGSFLIFMRISPDWQIGAQGAILIIVLALRALIATGEARR
- a CDS encoding sugar ABC transporter ATP-binding protein translates to MSEPAVALTAIDKSFGAVRALAGVDLVLAPGECLGLVGHNGAGKSTLMHVLAGTLKADRGRLLIAGEDVSGHYSAANASAHGIRCVFQELSLCPNLTLAENVRIVHRALKGFGWKTKARRLIHAKLDEIFPGHDIDVDAEAGDLAIGQRQMAEIARAFTVTDEPLRVVILDEPTSSLDAVTAKQLLTFMRQEVARGVSTILISHLLGDVLDHCDRIAVMKDGRVVAEKPARDFTRQSLVAAMGATAEKPGAHATARRHVESAFAVEAMPLTAARTDRLAVRKGEIVGLAGLAGHGQTRMLIQIFEGARKAKAATRVDGRAAFIAGDRQSDGVFNLWSIGENVTVSALRQLKHGPLITPEREQGMARDWKDRIGIRTPDMNNNILTLSGGNQQKTLFARALGSNADIVLMDDPMRGVDIGTKLEVYEMIRAEAAAGRSFIWYTTEIDELKHCDRAYIFRNGAIVAELQGHELSEDKVLNASFAESA
- a CDS encoding ABC transporter substrate-binding protein — its product is MRKTSLILAAALATLALAMPAAADTKDKKIALSNNYAGNSWRQSMLKSWDKVTKQAVADGIVAAADPFTTSENQVTEQAAQIQNLILQGYNAIVINAASPDALNGVVKQACDAGITVVSFDGIVTEPCAWRIAVDFKKMGAVQLDYLAEKMKDGGNLLEIRGLAGVFVDDEIHKGIEEGVGKHSQFKVVGSVHGDWAQEVAQKAVAGILPSLPEVKAVVTQGGDGYGAAQAFKAAGRPTPLIIMGNRQDELAWWKEQKDANGYETMSVSIAPGVSTLAFWVAQMILDGKEVPKDLVVPFLQINQADLEKSLETTEKGGVANVEYSKADAEKVVTGK
- a CDS encoding FadR/GntR family transcriptional regulator, which codes for MAGTKRKQPDKGARRKSLYNKVAHDLGQRIVRGDYKPGALLPNEAECGQIYKVSRTAVREAVKMLSAKGLIQSRPKIGSRVEPRSVWNLLDRDVLGWYCTTVDFQRFATDVQQIRMMIEPEAAALAATHRTAVQIAEIEAAYQAMAEAVGDEAAWNVADVKFHLAVLNASGNEFIPPFGRVIESLLANLFSVTVAHLRNRVKVLPMHEAILEAIRARKPERARAAVRRLLQSTQKTIDEGGKLGPGARARSRKGGRNAAAA